cagccttggactacagagtgagttccaggtcagactgggccagaatgagaccctactttgacaaaaaaacaaacacacaaatcatAAAGGAAGACTGATAAATTTTACTACATTAAACTTAAACTTCTATAGAGCAAAAAAATGTAACGAGGAGTCACAGACTAGAAAAAAATACACTATTGTATATAACTGATAAGCTTAGCGTCCTCATATATAAGTAGCTCCTAAAAAATTgtacaaaaaagggggggggctgaagagatggctcaacagtaaagcacttgcctgcaaagcctaaggaccggggttggtttccctagtacccacgtaaagccagatgcacaaagtggtgcacgcatctggagtttgcagaagctggaggccctgacacactcattctctcggtcttgtctcttttctatctctctctgcctgagaaaaacaaagccaaaaccaaagggtgatgtagctcagttgacagAACCCTTGCCTTGCATGCACCAAGCGCTGGGTTCACTGCCAGCACCAGATACAACTGGGAGTGATGGCTTATGTCTGACTTCCAGGagcaggcaggaggattaggagttcatggccagcttCAGCTagacaccagtttgaggccagcctgtgctacatgacaccctgttataaatacaaaataataataagaaaccTGCAcagcatctgtggtggtttgattcaggtgtcccccataaacttaggtgtcctaaATGTTAGGTTcctagatgatggagatttggaaattaacgcctcttggaggcatattgttggaggagggcttatgccagtgtttggcacactctcctgttgctattatccaccttatgttggccaggggtgacgtccaccttctgctcatgccatcattttcccctgccatcgtggagctttcccctggagactgtaagccaaaataaaccccttttcacCAAAAGTTGCTCCTGGCcaggcgatttctgccagcaatgctagcctgactgcaacagcatccaTCCAGGAAATGCTTGTGAGCGGCCTTGACGGAAGATCAAAAGCATTTCAAGTGCAGAACAGAGAGAACAGCTTGAACTAGAACTACGTGCAGAATTAAGGGCAAGGACTCCAGAGGTGGGGTGCGGATATCGAAATCACACCGGAAGAGCTGAGCGTGGAAGCCAGAACGTGTCGGAATTGGCGCTGTACTTTGTGGTCAGCAGACAGGAAAGGGCGGCCCAGCCAAAGTAAACTCAGCAGAGTCAAGTTGGGACGAGGGCAGGTGATCCACTCCAGGTTGTGAAGGGAGGACTATTATACCTGCACATGTGGTTCTAACTACACCAAAAGTTCATTTTCCTGGTTGCTTGTAGGCCTCCCCCAGTTGTGTTTCTCAATCCCTCCCAGCCCCAGGCGGCCAGACGACGGTCCCAGCCTCCCGGACACCGTCCTCCACTAGGCAGCCAAGTCGAGGAACTCTCGGGACTACAAGTCCCAGCATGCAAAGCTGGCCAGAGAGGGGCGCGGCCTAGAGCCACGCGGCCGCCCATCATGCAACGCTCTCCGCGCGGGGGCGGGCTCCGCACGGAGGCGGTACTACTGTCTCCACGGCAACCCCAATGCCGCGGCAGAACAGACTACCGCTTCCGCCGCCGCGGTGACGCCATTCTCCTGCGCCGGAGGCTCGTCGCAGCGGCGCGTTTCCCGCGGGAATCCCGAGAGCGGCTCTTTCTGGTGTTGCGGGAAGCCGAGGGAAAGGAAAGGACCGAAGGCGAGATGACGGACCGCTACACCATCCACAGCCAGCTGGAGCACCTGCAGTCCAAGTACATCGGCACGGGCCACGCCGACACTACCAAGTGGGAGTGGCTGGTGAACCAGCACCGCGACTCGTACTGCTCCTACATGGGCCACTTCGACCTCCTCAACTACTTCGCCATCGCCGAGAACGAGAGCAAAGCGCGGGTCCGCTTCAACCTGATGGAGAAGATGCTGCAGCCATGCGGGCCGCCGGCGGACAAGCCCGAGGAGAACTGAGACGCCAGGCCGGGCGCGCACCACTTCCTGCTGGATGTCATCCCCCTTCCTCCGGACCTATTCTCTTCGGCTCCTGCTCCCGAGCATTTCGGGGTGCGCCAGCGCCTTCCCGGGTGTCCCCCCTTCACCCCCAGACCTACCCGGTCCTGTGCCCACGTGCACGCTTCCCAACTGGCTTCCAGAGAGACAGGTGGACTCCGAGACACCGAGAGGTCCCCAGAGCTAGCGCTAGCGAAGAACGGACGATGGGATTTGGAGGCTCCGTTTTGGGCTAGTTGATTGTTGTTTTTTATTCATAAAGTTTTGAAATTGTTCGGTCTTCCGGCGTGAGCTCCTTGGGTTCCGGTGGAGGGGTTCCGGTAGGGTTCCCAAGTTTGGGGAGAATATGTGTAGGAAATGGGAGGAAGCAGGATAAGCACATTGCAGGTCCTACTTCTCCTTTAGAGTATTCCCTCATCTCTTTTCCCCAgcaga
This is a stretch of genomic DNA from Jaculus jaculus isolate mJacJac1 chromosome 9, mJacJac1.mat.Y.cur, whole genome shotgun sequence. It encodes these proteins:
- the Sf3b5 gene encoding splicing factor 3B subunit 5 → MTDRYTIHSQLEHLQSKYIGTGHADTTKWEWLVNQHRDSYCSYMGHFDLLNYFAIAENESKARVRFNLMEKMLQPCGPPADKPEEN